The segment CCGTGATTTGGCTCTACCGGCAAGCGTTGGGCTGTTTTTCCAGACGATGTACAACGTCGTCGATACCTACTACGCCGGCGATATTTCCGAAACCGCGCTGGCGGCCGTGGGGCTAAGCTTTCCAGTTTTCCTGTTGGTAATCGCAGCCAGTAGTGGCCTGTCGCGCGGAGCATCAGGGCTGATTTCGAATGCTATCGGAGCCAGAAAGTACGAAGACCAGCAACGCTTCACGACGCAAAGCGTATCGCTGGCGAACTGTCTTTCCATGGTGCTGACGTTTGTCGGATTGATGATCGCCAGTCCAATCTTTCAGTTCCTTGGCGCTGAAGGTGAATTCCTCGAAATGGCCAATGCCTATATCACACCAATTTTCCTGGGCGCGTCGTTCTTCATCGTCGGTGGAGTCTGCAATGCGATTCTGACCTCCAGCGGTGACACCAAGACGTTCGGCAGTGTGTTGGTCGTTGGCTTTTTCCTAAACCTTGTTTTCGACCCCTGGTTCAAGGATGGCGGCTGGGGGCTTCCGGCGATGGGCGTTGCGGGAATCGCTTGGGCAACGGTCCTGATTCAGTTCCTGGGAAGTAGTTTTTTGATGTGGAGTGTGATTCGTCGCGGGCTGCTGAAAGTCAACGACTTCCGCGCCTATGTGCCTGATCTGAAAACGTGGTGGGAGATCACCGTTCAGGCATTGCCGGCTACCTTCAATATCTTTTCTATCGCTATCGGATTCTTTGCGATCAACTGGTTCCTGAAGCGTTACGGCGTCGATGCCGTCGCGGCTTACACTGCCACCACTCGAATTGAGCAAATCGCG is part of the Mariniblastus fucicola genome and harbors:
- a CDS encoding MATE family efflux transporter — its product is MKNSKDLTSGSIPRHVRDLALPASVGLFFQTMYNVVDTYYAGDISETALAAVGLSFPVFLLVIAASSGLSRGASGLISNAIGARKYEDQQRFTTQSVSLANCLSMVLTFVGLMIASPIFQFLGAEGEFLEMANAYITPIFLGASFFIVGGVCNAILTSSGDTKTFGSVLVVGFFLNLVFDPWFKDGGWGLPAMGVAGIAWATVLIQFLGSSFLMWSVIRRGLLKVNDFRAYVPDLKTWWEITVQALPATFNIFSIAIGFFAINWFLKRYGVDAVAAYTATTRIEQIALMPTFGLYAAIMALVGQNNGAGKISRVRETMWFCNWVGVTVNLVMAGLMFLFSRELMGIFTDDQEVIEYGVTCLNVIAPIHWSYILTATHIAMLQALKRPSYGFFEAIARKIIIPLPILWVLVVWLGKDIEWIWYCNAAINVLMTAVTVLYARKVLNELSA